From the Comamonas odontotermitis genome, one window contains:
- a CDS encoding fatty acid desaturase, translating into MPPSASIPPPSPPLRLRHWRDWQSLLYLATLPLIVLWQWQHGWVWWLYAVELFLTLGVGVIHHNHTHLRMWRGRHSRWANRATDYWLTLLQGHPTFVFWPAHVGNHHRYRHSERDIARTYRFGGDTNHLWGYLAHPAQAAWVLYPLFIRWLGNLRRHWPGAFRYCMGQYALWLGSWAALLLIDWKKALILVIIPQLHGLHWLLATNYLQHAHADGRRLSRAQRDTEGSMLNYARNFEGLVNPLLFNIGLHTAHHECPHAHWSELTGLHDRIYRNRVDPALNEGGLLPYMARVFVGGLVWRPARSRSLMPPMEKK; encoded by the coding sequence ATGCCGCCCAGCGCCAGCATTCCGCCCCCGTCCCCCCCTCTGCGCCTGCGCCATTGGCGCGATTGGCAATCGCTGCTTTACCTTGCCACCCTGCCGCTGATCGTGCTGTGGCAGTGGCAGCACGGCTGGGTCTGGTGGCTCTATGCCGTGGAGCTGTTCCTGACCCTGGGCGTGGGCGTGATCCACCACAACCACACGCATCTGCGCATGTGGCGCGGCAGACACAGCCGCTGGGCCAATCGCGCTACCGACTACTGGCTCACCCTGCTGCAGGGTCACCCCACGTTTGTGTTCTGGCCGGCCCATGTGGGTAACCACCACCGTTACCGGCACAGTGAGCGCGACATTGCCCGCACCTACCGTTTTGGCGGGGATACCAACCACCTGTGGGGCTACCTGGCCCACCCGGCGCAAGCGGCCTGGGTGCTGTATCCGCTGTTCATCCGGTGGCTGGGCAACTTACGGCGCCACTGGCCCGGTGCCTTTCGCTATTGCATGGGTCAATATGCGCTGTGGCTTGGCAGTTGGGCGGCGCTGCTGCTCATCGACTGGAAAAAGGCGCTGATCCTGGTCATCATTCCGCAACTGCATGGCCTGCACTGGCTGCTGGCCACCAATTATCTGCAGCACGCCCATGCCGACGGCAGGCGTCTCAGCCGGGCGCAGCGTGATACCGAAGGGAGCATGCTGAACTACGCGCGCAATTTCGAAGGCCTGGTCAATCCTTTGCTGTTTAACATTGGCCTGCATACGGCTCACCATGAATGCCCGCACGCCCATTGGTCGGAACTGACGGGGCTGCATGACCGCATCTACCGCAACCGGGTTGATCCAGCGCTGAATGAAGGCGGCCTGCTGCCCTATATGGCGCGGGTGTTTGTGGGTGGGCTTGTATGGCGGCCGGCACGTAGCCGGTCGTTGATGCCACCGATGGAGAAAAAGTAG
- a CDS encoding sterol desaturase family protein codes for MTAAQVFTNLSAWQVMAWGLLFFTVLYLAGGFGMTALTRFLQRLGIGKVLDTRPLKPDQLQREWRQSFHSILIFGLGMIVPWGFVQLGWARFAVNPSAWQIAIEIWVLLIWNDVHFWINHRLLHTRWLKRFHGDHHRSVVVTPWSTYSFHPVEAMMMGNVILLPMVVHDFAFWSLASVPVFSLVLNAIGHSNYEFFPSVGPRHPLAASRRHHLHHARPAGNYGFAFAFMDRWMRSEADPLPVRPAPARSTQSAP; via the coding sequence ATGACCGCAGCCCAAGTCTTTACCAACCTCAGCGCCTGGCAGGTGATGGCTTGGGGCTTGCTGTTTTTCACGGTTCTGTACCTGGCAGGCGGCTTCGGCATGACCGCCCTCACCCGCTTTCTGCAAAGACTTGGCATCGGCAAGGTGCTGGATACGCGGCCGCTCAAACCCGACCAGCTGCAGCGCGAGTGGCGCCAGTCCTTCCATTCAATCCTCATCTTCGGCCTGGGCATGATCGTGCCCTGGGGCTTCGTACAGCTGGGCTGGGCACGCTTTGCCGTCAACCCATCGGCCTGGCAGATCGCCATCGAGATCTGGGTGCTGCTGATCTGGAACGATGTGCACTTCTGGATCAACCACCGGCTGCTGCACACGCGCTGGCTCAAGCGCTTTCATGGCGATCACCATCGCTCCGTGGTGGTCACGCCGTGGTCCACCTACAGCTTCCATCCGGTGGAGGCCATGATGATGGGCAATGTGATTCTGCTGCCCATGGTGGTGCATGACTTTGCCTTCTGGTCTCTGGCGTCGGTGCCCGTCTTCAGTCTGGTGCTGAATGCCATTGGCCACTCCAACTACGAATTCTTCCCCTCCGTCGGCCCGCGCCACCCGCTCGCCGCCAGTCGCCGTCACCATCTCCACCATGCGCGCCCTGCAGGCAATTACGGCTTTGCCTTTGCGTTCATGGACCGCTGGATGCGCAGCGAAGCCGATCCGCTGCCTGTGCGTCCGGCACCGGCGCGCTCCACGCAATCTGCGCCCTGA
- a CDS encoding Bug family tripartite tricarboxylate transporter substrate binding protein, with the protein MTFTLPRRSMLTAALAATCMATSAFAADNWPSKPLHLIVGFPAGSSPDLTARALAEPLEKALGQTIIVENKVGAGGNIAGEYVAKADDHTFSVMINGNMTIAKLLNPAVRYNPLTDLQPVSLIGVAPLVLVAPASAPEGKAFFDAAAKAGSKWSYGSPGVGTVGHLGMELLKSRSKLKPEHIPYAGYPQVFNGIQGGDLQLSMLPPALAMAQIQAGKLRGIGVTSAARSPLAPGLPSLKELGVNNYDLEIWNAVAAPKSMAKAHVEKLAAAVGEIVRSPEMRARLAAQGWQAVGSSPEGLTNRIDADVKALGTIIKEQNIRAQ; encoded by the coding sequence ATGACTTTCACCTTGCCCCGCCGCAGCATGCTGACCGCAGCCCTGGCTGCCACCTGCATGGCTACCAGCGCCTTTGCTGCTGACAACTGGCCCAGCAAGCCCCTGCACCTGATCGTAGGCTTTCCCGCAGGATCGTCACCTGACCTGACGGCACGTGCCCTGGCCGAGCCGCTGGAAAAAGCCCTGGGCCAGACCATCATCGTGGAAAACAAGGTGGGCGCTGGCGGCAACATTGCCGGCGAATACGTGGCCAAGGCCGACGACCACACCTTCAGCGTGATGATCAACGGCAACATGACCATTGCCAAGCTGTTGAACCCGGCCGTGCGCTACAACCCGCTGACCGACCTGCAGCCGGTCAGCCTGATCGGCGTGGCGCCGCTGGTGCTGGTGGCGCCCGCTTCAGCCCCCGAAGGCAAGGCGTTCTTTGACGCCGCAGCCAAGGCTGGCAGCAAGTGGAGCTATGGCTCACCCGGCGTGGGCACCGTCGGCCATCTGGGTATGGAATTGCTCAAGAGCCGTTCCAAGCTCAAGCCCGAGCACATTCCGTACGCAGGCTACCCTCAGGTGTTCAACGGCATCCAGGGCGGCGACCTGCAGCTGTCCATGCTGCCCCCGGCGCTGGCCATGGCGCAGATCCAGGCAGGCAAGCTACGCGGCATTGGCGTGACCTCTGCCGCCCGCAGCCCGCTCGCCCCAGGCCTGCCCAGCCTCAAGGAGCTGGGCGTGAACAATTACGACCTGGAAATCTGGAACGCCGTTGCTGCGCCCAAATCCATGGCCAAAGCCCATGTCGAAAAGTTGGCTGCTGCAGTGGGGGAGATCGTGCGAAGCCCTGAGATGCGCGCCAGGCTCGCCGCGCAGGGCTGGCAGGCCGTGGGCAGCTCGCCCGAAGGGCTTACCAACCGCATTGATGCCGATGTGAAGGCCCTTGGCACTATCATCAAGGAACAGAACATCCGCGCACAATAA
- the rpoH gene encoding RNA polymerase sigma factor RpoH: MHRIDERTSSVTTHTGAAITSTALAPANPWSLVPPLGNLDAYISAANRIPMLTAEEELNYAKKLKATGDVDAAGRLVLSHLRLVVSIARQYMGYGLPHGDLIQEGNVGLMKAVKRFDPDQGVRLVSYAMHWIKAEIHEYILKNWRMVKVATTKSQRKLFFNLRSMKQGFKADAGMEDGVMHRETLSECEIDQMAEQLNVKREDVIEMETRLSGGDVLLDPSPSDDGEQAFGPIAYLADASHEPTAMLESRQRDYLATDGIQEALATLDERSRHIVEERWLKVNDDGSGGMTLHDLAAVYGVSAERIRQIESAAMKKMRKALAEYA; this comes from the coding sequence ATGCATCGCATAGACGAAAGGACTTCTAGCGTGACAACTCATACTGGAGCCGCCATCACCTCTACCGCATTGGCTCCTGCAAACCCATGGTCGTTGGTACCTCCCCTGGGTAATCTGGACGCATACATCTCTGCAGCCAACCGCATTCCCATGCTGACTGCAGAGGAAGAACTCAATTACGCCAAAAAGCTCAAAGCCACTGGCGATGTGGATGCCGCTGGCCGTCTGGTGCTCTCGCACCTGCGCCTCGTCGTATCCATTGCCCGCCAGTACATGGGTTACGGCCTGCCACATGGCGACCTGATCCAGGAAGGCAACGTGGGCCTCATGAAAGCCGTCAAGCGCTTCGACCCCGACCAGGGCGTGCGCCTGGTGAGCTACGCCATGCACTGGATCAAGGCAGAGATCCACGAGTACATCCTGAAGAACTGGCGCATGGTCAAGGTGGCCACCACCAAGAGCCAGCGCAAGCTGTTCTTCAACCTGCGCTCGATGAAGCAAGGATTCAAAGCCGACGCCGGCATGGAAGACGGTGTCATGCACCGCGAAACCCTGTCCGAGTGCGAGATCGACCAGATGGCCGAGCAGCTCAACGTCAAGCGTGAAGACGTGATCGAGATGGAAACCCGCCTGTCGGGCGGCGACGTGCTGCTGGACCCCAGTCCTTCGGACGATGGCGAGCAGGCCTTTGGCCCCATTGCCTACCTGGCCGACGCTTCGCATGAGCCCACCGCCATGCTCGAATCGCGCCAGCGCGATTACCTGGCCACCGATGGCATCCAGGAGGCATTGGCCACCCTGGACGAGCGCAGCCGCCACATTGTGGAAGAGCGCTGGCTCAAGGTAAACGACGACGGCTCGGGCGGCATGACGCTGCACGACCTCGCTGCCGTCTATGGCGTAAGCGCCGAGCGCATCCGCCAGATCGAATCGGCTGCGATGAAGAAAATGCGCAAGGCTCTGGCCGAGTACGCGTAA
- the cutA gene encoding divalent-cation tolerance protein CutA: MQISNPHPSTIAWLCTTVDSEAAAQRLAAAGVHARLAACAQVEAIQSYYWWNGELQNSAEWRITWKTTLAQQLALQKLLKPLHPYQLPQWLWGDSQASPGYAAWVAAEVTAPVQA; encoded by the coding sequence ATGCAGATTTCCAACCCCCACCCCTCCACCATTGCCTGGCTGTGTACGACCGTGGATAGCGAAGCCGCCGCCCAGCGACTGGCCGCCGCAGGTGTGCATGCCCGACTGGCGGCGTGCGCCCAGGTGGAGGCGATCCAGTCGTACTACTGGTGGAACGGTGAGTTGCAGAACAGTGCCGAATGGCGCATCACCTGGAAAACCACGCTGGCGCAGCAGCTGGCGCTGCAAAAATTGCTCAAGCCTCTGCATCCTTACCAGTTGCCCCAGTGGCTGTGGGGCGACAGCCAGGCAAGTCCCGGCTATGCAGCCTGGGTCGCCGCAGAGGTGACGGCGCCGGTGCAGGCGTGA
- a CDS encoding DeoR/GlpR family DNA-binding transcription regulator, translating into MLQEDRFTRIQSLLSAAGRLSTEHLIQDMQVSRETVRQDLLALESMGLVRRVHGGVAGVTQQEPPFVQRQAMRVAEKRAIAKAAVKRLQPGQMVFIDAGTTTAILAEELSLLSHLVVVTNSITVALKLAPSLPNGGYGKGRRVILLGGDTNPEIPSTYGEVTLNEIRRYRADVAMVSPVGISAQDGVTFANEHEASLATAMVAQSSAFCVLADDSKIGVRGRYAVAATPESQTLVTNASAPNAAALAALRAQGVQVVEV; encoded by the coding sequence ATGCTGCAAGAAGACAGATTTACCAGAATCCAATCGCTGCTGAGCGCTGCAGGTCGGCTGAGTACCGAACACTTGATTCAGGACATGCAGGTATCGCGTGAAACCGTTCGGCAGGATCTGCTGGCCCTCGAATCCATGGGTCTGGTGCGGCGCGTGCATGGTGGCGTGGCCGGGGTCACCCAGCAGGAGCCGCCCTTTGTGCAGCGCCAGGCCATGCGCGTGGCCGAGAAACGCGCCATTGCCAAGGCAGCCGTCAAGCGTCTGCAGCCGGGGCAGATGGTGTTCATCGACGCCGGCACCACCACGGCCATCCTTGCCGAAGAACTGAGCCTGCTCTCTCACTTGGTAGTCGTCACCAATTCGATCACTGTGGCACTCAAGCTGGCGCCTTCGCTGCCCAATGGCGGGTACGGCAAGGGCAGACGGGTGATTCTGCTGGGGGGCGACACCAACCCGGAAATCCCCAGCACCTATGGCGAAGTCACCCTCAACGAAATACGCCGCTACCGGGCGGATGTGGCCATGGTCTCGCCGGTCGGCATCAGTGCGCAGGACGGTGTGACCTTTGCCAACGAACACGAAGCCAGCCTTGCCACTGCCATGGTGGCCCAGTCATCCGCCTTCTGCGTGCTGGCCGACGACAGCAAGATCGGCGTGCGTGGGCGCTATGCCGTGGCCGCCACGCCCGAAAGTCAAACCCTGGTGACCAATGCATCGGCACCCAATGCGGCGGCCTTGGCTGCCCTGCGTGCACAGGGCGTGCAGGTGGTGGAGGTGTGA